The following are encoded together in the Chitinophagales bacterium genome:
- a CDS encoding NAD(P)H-binding protein, with amino-acid sequence MIQKISIIACGWLGLPLAEFLVQKGYKVKGSTTTASKLKAIQSKGIQANLIQLGANFNGEWQDFLDCDLLIVCIPPSASKENPELPLKQIIAEAKEKKVSRVLYTSATSVYSSNNSIVKESDATYIKSPHSGVEMLALEELFTKSQGFKTSILRLAGLFGGDRLPGKYLAGKKDLPNGNQPVNMIHLEDCIDIIHALIQKDLFPEIMNACSDIHPSREEFYTVMAEKNGWPLPHFSAEKSKPHKIVSNEKLKKLLNYRFVYANPLDAL; translated from the coding sequence GTGATACAAAAAATTAGCATCATAGCCTGTGGTTGGCTGGGACTTCCCCTAGCAGAATTTTTAGTACAAAAAGGATATAAAGTAAAAGGAAGTACAACCACGGCTTCAAAACTTAAAGCAATTCAAAGCAAAGGCATTCAAGCCAACCTGATTCAGCTTGGTGCCAATTTTAATGGTGAATGGCAGGATTTTTTAGACTGTGATCTTTTGATCGTTTGCATTCCCCCTTCTGCATCTAAAGAAAATCCCGAATTGCCGCTCAAGCAAATCATAGCAGAAGCAAAAGAAAAAAAGGTCTCACGTGTTCTATACACGAGTGCCACTTCTGTATATTCCAGCAACAATTCCATTGTTAAAGAATCGGATGCTACTTATATTAAAAGTCCACATTCGGGAGTTGAAATGCTGGCTCTGGAAGAGCTTTTTACCAAATCACAAGGATTTAAAACTAGCATTCTGCGCTTGGCTGGATTATTTGGAGGAGATCGCCTACCAGGGAAATATTTGGCCGGAAAAAAGGATTTGCCCAATGGCAATCAGCCCGTAAATATGATTCATCTTGAGGATTGTATCGATATTATTCATGCGCTCATACAAAAAGATCTTTTCCCTGAAATAATGAATGCCTGTAGTGATATACATCCGAGCAGAGAAGAATTTTACACAGTGATGGCGGAGAAAAATGGCTGGCCCCTCCCCCATTTCAGTGCCGAAAAAAGCAAGCCACATAAAATTGTCAGCAATGAAAAATTGAAGAAATTACTGAATTACCGGTTTGTCTATGCCAATCCCTTGGATGCGCTTTGA